The proteins below are encoded in one region of Paenibacillus sp. YYML68:
- a CDS encoding methyl-accepting chemotaxis protein: protein MSSLHFRITVIFSLLILLSGSLLSYQIYTSSVELITQSLGEQARSVAEHAAKQIDLEKYKEITPEKGETTYYTELRLRLNEIREANSLKYLYTMAERKQGGSTQYVYIVDGMPLDAKGDDFSPLGKVEEELGEEQTAAFTERKVQVGDLDEDESYGALVSAYIPLVSSSGEMLGIIGADFDATKVHELLEHNRQTTLVTTGVIFIAAIVLTYLFSRLIVAPVRRLTEQIERVQGGELQLHEQAVSRSNDEIGRLAQSFQLMVEVLRGMIVELQRSVLDMRQSTHVHAESTTATMTASRYITDNVRQVTEAVEKQVKYSEETVRSMGEVGAGVQRVATSLSIAADASQEASATAQGGYEYVQEAVKQMENIETSSRGMGQDVARLAEQSEHVSQIIDVIKAISTQTSLLALNAAIEAARAGEHGRGFAVVADQVRKLAIQSEESAAAISELIEAMLASTDKVVQGFDAKTQQIESGRMTVAKAGLAFESIVAEVQRVSAQVQEVSAVSEQIAAGAEQVMAAADETDRLSRYTSEQVVSISRASGEQLDAMERMAGSTERLREMSERLEQLITQFKL from the coding sequence TTGAGTAGTCTTCACTTTCGGATTACAGTCATATTTTCATTATTAATTTTGTTATCCGGTTCCCTATTAAGCTATCAGATCTATACGTCATCGGTGGAGCTCATTACGCAGTCGCTTGGCGAGCAGGCGCGCAGCGTTGCTGAGCACGCCGCGAAGCAGATCGATCTGGAGAAGTATAAGGAGATTACGCCTGAGAAGGGGGAGACCACCTACTACACAGAGCTCCGTCTTCGGCTGAACGAAATACGCGAGGCGAACAGCCTGAAATATTTGTATACGATGGCAGAGCGGAAGCAAGGAGGCAGCACGCAATATGTGTATATCGTCGACGGGATGCCGCTGGACGCGAAGGGAGACGACTTCTCACCACTTGGGAAGGTCGAGGAGGAGCTCGGTGAGGAGCAGACAGCGGCCTTCACAGAACGGAAGGTTCAGGTCGGTGATCTGGACGAGGATGAGTCCTACGGGGCGCTCGTATCGGCCTATATACCCCTTGTAAGCTCATCTGGGGAGATGCTTGGAATCATTGGAGCGGATTTCGACGCGACGAAGGTGCATGAGCTGCTGGAGCACAACCGGCAGACGACGCTTGTGACCACCGGGGTCATCTTCATCGCGGCCATTGTATTGACGTACCTGTTCTCTCGATTGATCGTTGCGCCGGTACGGCGTCTCACCGAGCAGATCGAGCGAGTGCAGGGCGGTGAGCTGCAGCTCCATGAGCAAGCAGTCTCTCGCAGCAACGATGAGATCGGCAGGCTGGCTCAGTCGTTCCAGCTGATGGTTGAGGTGCTGCGCGGTATGATTGTCGAGCTGCAGCGAAGCGTGCTGGACATGCGTCAGTCCACTCACGTTCATGCGGAGAGCACAACAGCTACGATGACCGCTAGCCGATACATTACCGACAACGTCCGTCAGGTGACGGAGGCGGTAGAGAAGCAGGTCAAGTACAGTGAGGAGACCGTTCGATCTATGGGCGAGGTCGGTGCCGGGGTGCAGCGTGTGGCTACGTCGCTGTCAATTGCGGCGGACGCCTCACAGGAGGCATCGGCGACGGCACAGGGCGGCTATGAATACGTACAGGAGGCCGTCAAGCAGATGGAGAATATTGAGACTTCCTCCCGCGGTATGGGGCAGGATGTCGCACGATTGGCCGAGCAGTCCGAGCATGTCAGTCAAATTATCGATGTCATCAAAGCGATCTCGACGCAAACGAGCCTGCTGGCGCTGAATGCCGCCATCGAAGCGGCGAGGGCGGGGGAGCACGGCCGCGGGTTCGCGGTCGTTGCGGACCAGGTACGGAAGCTGGCCATCCAGTCGGAGGAGTCAGCCGCTGCTATCAGCGAGCTGATCGAGGCAATGCTGGCCAGCACGGATAAGGTCGTCCAAGGCTTCGATGCGAAGACGCAGCAGATTGAGTCAGGTCGTATGACGGTGGCGAAGGCCGGGCTTGCATTCGAGAGCATCGTAGCGGAAGTACAGAGAGTGTCCGCACAGGTGCAGGAGGTATCTGCGGTCTCCGAGCAGATCGCAGCCGGTGCTGAACAGGTGATGGCCGCAGCCGACGAGACGGACCGCTTGTCCCGCTATACGTCCGAGCAAGTCGTAAGCATATCGCGCGCCTCCGGAGAGCAGCTGGACGCGATGGAGCGAATGGCCGGCTCGACAGAGCGGCTGAGAGAGATGTCGGAGCGGCTTGAGCAGCTCATTACCCAGTTCAAGCTATAG